One genomic segment of Scylla paramamosain isolate STU-SP2022 chromosome 11, ASM3559412v1, whole genome shotgun sequence includes these proteins:
- the LOC135105142 gene encoding PH-interacting protein-like isoform X3, with amino-acid sequence MDPASITLRTRSDLKHSHTNLEIELYYLIVRFLSAGPCSEATQVLRRELLLHQLLPKRHDWLGNEHIKTFEQWDEENKHLRSDHLARMVARLGPAMDQLVQLPHPSTSTLLGAGSQSLLRTQDDLWKSYNTVSSVVARPRGRAALDPVRLKGLPCHVHSLLGREVGATLRRSHVLNNKFFSRMQLCLRSIGHLSAVYCMLFDRTGRYIITGADDTLVKIWSTMDGRLLATLRGASAEISDLAIDSENTLIAAGSCDKIIRVWSLQTLAPVAVLSSHTGMVTALQFCPVPDNEGVLVSTGGDGCVAFWTYVCRAGDVRFDSKPLKVNERVRPGNAQLICASFSQGGHFLALGGADHFVRVYQLGGEEGVQKLVESERHQDRVDSIQWCHRGLMFVSGSRDGTALIWRYESQHWKNITLNMLNTLPGDGPPMEDVRRLQVTMVGWNQNDEYVITASTDKRLRVWDSQTGELKQILRGHEDNAYVIEAHPHEARLLLTAAHDGQLIIWDIVTGELVWSFKNTIEGQGHGALFDAKWSPDGFSIAATDSHGHLILLSITNSERFKQIPKELFFHTDYRPLMRDANSHVLDEQTQMAPHLMPPPFLVNMDGDPYPPGYQRLVPGRESCREDQLIPNVLLNANGDQEVLDVALVDVENGGGPAPGPSSGLGPGPGPIPGPGPGSGSGTAHHGEGSVSVSSQRPSIDDMIQRLAQEQDQRIAHDRRSSESGEPQAGPSGVRERRESSSGGLRASGERRASSAGPTSDHSYAVATQHDPLSPRASRVGARRVGDVEGVRQSTGNWQRDPNMKWKRRVIVRRLKTSEIKQSVETRMAIGEMEMQTFMEESKKKPEPVRSPQMHHHHGQADRKKKKQKKQQQQQTHSYSTRSVREAGQGTFDGHDSDDGEPVGASSSSGSSSCSEVVNEELQESSSSEEQSTDYSDWTAEAGVNLEPPKRTVHKQKKNPKKRQHRKASSDEDEDRAKDDDDDDDEDEDEDKGKVWGSPRVQRKRGPVQNMAEITGGADEIPEEYRPPEWLTEIVPKKAPYFPQMGDELIYFMQGHMLYVEAVMNRKLYTVDKRNLPWNRTTNKLRHQEFVKIIGVKYEIKPPRLCCLKLGILEVGTGRLTTDSFTIKYHDMPDVLDFLVLKATYDVAANRHWQQGDRFRCIIDDAWWLGTVESQEPHLAEFQDSLFMCYRVLWDNGERERLSPWDMEPIDENMESVERGGSVAVKKEELEELLYTTQDEEWAGRDPDLECDRISHGLSQIMSLAIAEPFLVPVDLNVYPMYALIIDYPMDLTTIKSRLDNRFYRRINAVQFDVRYIATNTEKFNQKGSNIVRHARIVTELCLELIKDGTCIDPTNLYHQLQKNYHSPDHSDQSLEDHEGSTSRGTNRNKGTTKSRGQTSQDNRSWQQMCKDLLRSIFEREDSMPFRYPVDLERYPDYSQVIDVPMDLTTVREELSANGYATPHDFAKDMKLIFTNSKNYNTNKRSRIYSMTLRLEAYFEDQIKSILSSHKSKDPSTRTSSDTRRNAIPHTSGRHASPHRTKLTSITYDDGAGLGEDDFDDDDVEASIACSTGKDNMRRSRRVARKKLLNGEDEEEDSGEEYNPRNRKKSSAKAKKKGVATRNRGRVTVQYNEESEEEEVAVPARTTSAVRVAKKGRVPSEESENESSGAESAGPSTKWTNGQLSGARNRLSSTSSTSHDEADQKANKFNRVNGVARKARSGPGGRREVKKGAASVSEDSEGSSESDSNGASPQPARKATNTKRRKHSNSDGSSSNSGRPRRKKQQQRQPVGERHSSRILLAKANKNRQAKDESEVEFDEEDLESSSEESLEEKEVNKKLRASRRPNRGVASGVRRARRVILDCDPDEDEDETDLLADRDFIDDADITEEDDSSSESSSSEEEDGCRRSKSNNNNKKKKKKPPPKPKPAKKKTQPKKNAKVAKSASKKKPPPKKATPSTSHPPAKKRPPPGKRHQVQELISVNRPGQAPIPYQPINMTSQQVTINDVRHRGRVVGQVIRSQYPNDEDESQSETSTSGSSSSTSSSSSSSESENEGHGKTLAGHNKRLYDTDDADRGSRSHRQKRPRVSEDEEEEDEVNVSSRGRVRKANIMMKDFI; translated from the exons ATGGACCCGGCATCCATCACACTCCGGACTCGCAGTGACCTCAAGCACTCCCACACCAACCTGGAAATCG AGTTATATTACCTGATCGTGCGGTTTCTCTCGGCGGGGCCCTGCAGCGAGGCGACCCAG gtgtTGAGGCGAGAGTTGCTGCTCCACCAG CTGTTGCCCAAGAGACATGATTGGCTGGGCAATGAACACATCAAGACCTTCGAACAGTGG GATGAGGAGAACAAACATTTACGGTCGGACCACCTGGCCCGCATGGTGGCCAGGTTGGGGCCAGCCATGGACCAGCTGGTGCAGCTACCTCACCCCTCAACCAGCACACTGCTTGGGGCTGGCTCACAGTCACTCCTGCGGACCCAGGATG ATTTGTGGAAGAGCTACAACACTGTGTCAAGTGTGGTGGCCAGACCCAGGGGACGTGCAGCCTTGGATCCAGTGAGGCTAAAAGGGTTACCCTGCCATGTTCATTCCTTGCTGGGCCGAGAGGTGGGAGCCACCTTACGGCGCTCCCATGTCCTCAACAATAAATTCTTCAGCCGCATGCAGCTCTGTCTTCGCTCTATTGGCCACCTCTCAGCTGTGTATTGCATGCTGTTTGACCGCACTGGCAG GTACATCATCACAGGTGCAGATGACACCCTAGTCAAGATATGGAGTACCATGGATGGGCGACTCCTTGCTACTCTACGAGGTGCCTCAGCTGAGATTTCAGACCTTGCCATAGACAGTGAAAACACCTTGATAGCAGCAGGCTCCTGTGACAAGATCATCAGGGTGTGGAGTCTCCAAACACTGGCTCCG GTGGCCGTTTTAAGCAGTCACACAGGAATGGTGACAGCACTCCAGTTCTGCCCTGTCCCAGACAATGAGGGGGTGCTGGTGTCCACAGGTGGGGATGGCTGTGTTGCCTTCTGGACCTACGTGTGCCGTGCTGGGGATGTCAGATTTGA CTCCAAACCTCTCAAGGTGAATGAGAGGGTTCGGCCAGGCAATGCTCAGCTCATCTGTGCCTCGTTCAGCCAGGGAGGACACTTCCTGGCTCTGGGAGGAGCTGACCACTTTGTCAG GGTGTACCAGcttgggggagaggagggtgtgCAGAAACTGGTGGAGTCTGAACGGCACCAGGACCGTGTGGACAGCATACAGTGGTGCCACCGAGGACTCATGTTTGTGTCTGGCAGCAGGGATGGTACTGCCCTTATCTGGCGATATGAGAGCCAACATTGGAAGAATATCACTCTCAACATGCTCAACACACTACCGGG AGATGGGCCACCCATGGAAGATGTGCGTCGACTGCAAGTCACAATGGTGGGCTGGAACCAGAATGATGAGTACGTCATAACAGCCAGCACTGACAAGAGGTTGCGAGTATGGGACAGCCAAACAGGAGAGCTGAAGCAAATTCTTCGTGGCCATGAAGATAATGCATATGTGATAGAAGCACACCCTCACGAAGCACGTCTGCTCCTCACAGCGGCCCATGATG GTCAGCTTATAATATGGGACATTGTTACTGGTGAACTGGTGTGGAGCTTCAAGAATACCATTGAGGGCCAGGGCCATGGTGCTCTGTTCGATGCCAAATGGTCACCAGATGGTTTCTCCATAGCTGCCACAGACTCTCATGGACACCTCATTCTCTTAAGCATCACCAACAGTGAACGATTTAAGCAG ATTCCTAAGGAGCTGTTTTTCCACACTGACTACCGGCCTCTCATGCGGGATGCCAACAGCCACGTACTGGATGAACAAACACAGATGGCACCACACCTCATGCCGCCACCGTTCTTGGTGAACATGGATGGTGATCCCTACCCACCTGGGTACCAGCGGCTTGTCCCAGGAAGGGAGAGCTGCCGCGAAGACCAGCTAATACCTAATGTGCTTCTCAATGCCAATG GAGATCAGGAAGTGCTAGATGTTGCCCTTGTTGATGTGGAGAATGGGGGTGGTCCTGCACCGGGTCCGTCTTCAGGGCTAGGGCCAGGGCCAGGGCCGATTCCAGGACCAGGGCCAGGGTCAGGATCAGGGACAGCACACCATGGGGAGGGCAGTGTTTCTGTGAGTTCCCAGCGGCCAAGCATTGATGACATGATCCAGCGGCTGGCCCAGGAGCAGGACCAGCGCATCGCTCATGACCGCCGGTCTTCAGAGTCTGGGGAGCCACAGGCAGGACCAAGTGGGGTGCGTGAGCGCCGGGAGAGCAGCAGTGGTGGCCTGAGGGCGAGTGGAGAACGCAGAGCAAGTTCAGCTGGCCCTACCAGTGACCATTCATATGCTGTGGCAACTCAACATGATCCACTTTCTCCACGCGCCA GCCGGGTGGGGGCACGTAGAGTGGGAGATGTGGAGGGAGTGCGACAGTCCACTGGGAACTGGCAACGTGACCCCAACATGAAGTGGAAGAGGCGGGTCATAGTGAGACGCCTCAAAACTTCTGAAATAAAGCAGTCAGTTGAGACACGCATGGCAataggagagatggagatgcaGACGTTCATggaggagagcaagaagaaaCCTGAGCCTGTTCGTTCCCCTCaaatgcaccaccaccatggccaggcggataggaaaaagaaaaaacaaaagaagcagcagcagcagcaaacacaTTCCTATTCTACTCGCTCTGTGAGGGAGGCAGGCCAAGGCACCTTTGATGGACATGACTCAGAT GATGGAGAACCAGTAGGAGCCTCAAGCAGCTCGGGCAGTTCTTCATGTTCCGAAGTGGTTAATGAAGAGTTGCAGGAATCTTCTAGTTCTGAAGAACAGTCCACAGACTATTCAGACTGGACAGCTGAGGCTGGTGTTAACTTGGAGCCTCCCAAACGTACTGTacataaacagaagaaaaatccAAAGAAGAGACAGCACCGGAAAGCTAGCAGTGACGAGGATGAGGACAGAgctaaagatgatgatgatgatgatgatgaagatgaggatgaggacaAGGGAAAAGTTTGGGGCTCTCCAAGGGTACAACGAAAG cgaGGACCTGTCCAGAACATGGCAGAAATCACTGGAGGGGCAGATGAGATCCCTGAAGAGTATCGTCCTCCAGAATGGCTGACGGAGATTGTCCCAAAGAAGGCACCATACTTCCCTCAGATGGGAGATGAGCTCATCTACTTCATGCAGGGACACATGCTGTATGTTGAGGCTGTTATGAATCGTAAGCTCTACACTGTTGATAAGAGGAACTTGCCCTGGAACAGAACCACAAATAAATTAAGG CATCAGGAATTTGTCAAGATTATTGGTGTCAAGTATGAGATCAAGCCTCCTCGCCTGTGCTGCCTCAAGCTGGGCATTCTGGAGGTGGGCACGGGACGGCTTACCACCGATTCCTTCACCATCAAGTACCACGATATGCCGGATGTGCTGGACTTTTTGGTGCTCAAGGCCACGTATGATGTCGCTGCCAACAGACACTGGCAACAAG GAGACAGGTTTCGCTGCATAATTGATGATGCGTGGTGGCTGGGCACTGTGGAGAGCCAGGAGCCTCACCTAGCAGAGTTCCAAGATTCCCTTTTCATGTGTTACCGTGTGCTGTGGGACaatggggagagggagcgaCTCAGTCCATGGGATATGGAGCCCATAGATGAAAACA TGGAGAGTGTGGAGcgtggtggcagtgtggcagttaagaaggaggagctggaggagctGTTGTACACTACACAGGATGAAGAGTGGGCTGGCCGGGATCCTGATCTGGAATGTGACCGCATCTCCCACGGCCTCTCCCAGATCATGAGCCTGGCCATTGCTGAGCCCTTTCTAGTGCCTGTAGACCTTAATGTATATCCCATGTATGCCCTTATCATTGACTACCCCATGGATCTCACCACCATTAAG AGCCGGCTGGATAACCGTTTCTACCGTAGGATCAATGCAGTGCAGTTTGATGTTCGCTATATTGCCACCAATACTGAAAAATTCAATCAGAAGGGGAGCAATATAGTCCGCCATGCCAGGATAGTCACCGAGCTGTGTCTAGAACTCATcaa ggatGGGACGTGCATTGACCCAACTAATCTGTACCATCAGCTACAGAAAAATTACCACTCACCAGATCATAGTGATCAAAGTCTTGAAGACCACGAAGGCAGCACTTCACGAGGGACTAATCGCAACAAGGGAACCACCAAGAGCAGAGGTCAGACCAGTCAGGACAACCGCTCCTGGCAGCAAATGTGCAAGGATCTCCTGAGAAGCATATTTGAGAGAGAAGACTCCATGCCATTCAG GTACCCAGTAGATCTGGAGCGGTATCCTGACTATAGCCAGGTCATAGACGTACCCATGGACCTGACTACAGTGAGGGAAGAACTCTCAGCCAATGGTTATGCAACTCCTCATGACTTTGCCAAAGACATGAAACTCATTTTTACCAATTCCAAGAATTACAACACAAACAAGAGATCCAGG ATCTACTCGATGACCCTGCGTCTGGAGGCATACTTTGAAGATCAAATAAAGTCCATATTATCCAGTCATAAGTCTAAAG ATCCCTCCACTCGGACCAGTAGTGATACGCGGAGGAATGCCATCCCACATACGTCTGGCAGACATGCATCTCCTCACCGCACCAAATTGACCTCCATAACTTATGATGATGGGGCAGGTCTAGGTGAGGatgattttgatgatgatgatgtagaaGCAAGCATTGCCTGCTCAACTGGAAAGGATAACATGCGAAGGTCAAGGAGAGTAGCCAGGAAGAAGCTGCTCAatggggaggatgaggaagaggactcTGGGGAAGAGTACAATCCCAGGAATCGAAAAAAGAGTTCAGCTAAAGCCAAGAAGAAAGGAGTGGCTACACGTAATCGTGGTCGAGTGACTGTGCAATACAatgaggagagtgaagaggaggaagtggcagTACCAGCAAGGACTACCAGTGCTGTCCGAGTCGCAAAGAAGGGTAGAGTCCCAAGTGAAGAGAGTGAGAACGAAAGCAGTGGGGCTGAAAGTGCTGGACCCAGCACTAAGTGGACAAATGGCCAACTGAGTGGAGCAAGAAACAGACTTAGCAGCACCTCCTCAACCAGTCATGATGAGGCAGATCAAAAGGCCAACAAGTTCAATAGGGTGAATGGTGTAGCTAGGAAGGCTAGGAGTGGACcaggtgggaggagagaggtaaagaaagggGCTGCTAGTGTAAGTGAGGACAGTGAAGGCAGCAGTGAATCAGACAGTAATGGAGCTTCCCCGCAGCCTGCCAGAAAGGCCACCAACACCAAGAGGAGGAAACATAGTAACAGTgatggtagtagcagcaatagtggAAGAccaaggagaaagaaacagcAGCAGAGGCAACCAGTAGGAGAAAGACATAGTAGTCGAATATTACTTGCTAAAGCAAACAAGAATCGACAGGCCAAAGATGAGAGTGAGGTGGAGTTTGATGAAGAGGACCTTGAATCTAGTTCAGAAGAGAGcctagaagagaaggaagtgaacaaGAAGCTGCGTGCCAGCCGTCGGCCGAATCGAGGGGTGGCCTCAGGGGTGAGACGGGCCAGGCGAGTAATCTTGGACTGTGATCCagatgaggatgaagatgagactGACCTCTTGGCTGACCGTGACTTCATAGATGATGCAGATATCACTGAGGAGGATGACAGCTCATCAGAGAGTTCCTCtagtgaggaagaggatggatgtAGGCGCTCTAAatctaataataacaacaagaagaaaaagaagaaaccacCACCAAAGCCCAAgccagctaaaaaaaaaacacaacctAAGAAAAATGCAAAGGTGGCCAAGAGTGCATCGAAGAAGAAGCCACCCCCCAAGAAAGCCACCCCAAGCACCAGTCACCCTCCTGCCAAGAAGAGGCCACCTCCAGGCAAACGCCACCAGGTGCAGGAGTTGATATCTGTGAATAGACCTGGCCAGGCACCAATTCCCTATCAGCCCATCAATATGACCTCTCAGCAGGTCACGATCAACGATGTGAGGCATCGTGGCCGAGTGGTGGGTCAGGTGATACGGTCTCAGTATCCTAACGATGAGGATGAAAGCCAGAGTGAAACCAGCACCTctggctcctcctcttccacctcttcctcctcttcctcaagtGAGAGTGAAAATGAAGGACATGGCAAGACACTTGCAGGACATAACAAACGTCTTTATGATACTGATGATGCAGACAGGGGGAGCAGAAGCCACCGTCAGAAACGGCCAAGGGTcagtgaggatgaggaagaggaagatgaggtgaATGTCAGCAGTCGAGGGCGAGTTAGGAAAGCCAATATTATGATGAAGGATTTTATATAG